A region of Ornithorhynchus anatinus isolate Pmale09 chromosome 5, mOrnAna1.pri.v4, whole genome shotgun sequence DNA encodes the following proteins:
- the KIAA2013 gene encoding uncharacterized protein KIAA2013 homolog, whose translation MWLQQRLKGLPGLLSSSWARRLVASLGLALLVYWSLGGGLHLPSWGPRRGADDAASSKSTPCPSAVAWRGEALEADGRRPALAGNGFLTLDVAANRLWVRPAGAAAALPLPLPRPPLAVLRRDEGEESTSTTAVLPREGSVLRVRCLPPDAVLREDFAAHRRRPRVYLQRVRLDDPRGRPVDLRPAGPRASPEAPPEAAAGRRFVVYGARAPPLPGGRVVLAAVAAERPDGGLRAGPRAPLDRTLLGVVHVSDPLHPLDARGPAADALLRRLTDDARGEMAQLLQMPPQMLWDEHRRDWDDLFLSGVEMKKINDAHTPSSETVNMTLYYVLSCSPTPPPNSPLSPRERDRMESSPNYADHCFSGHATMHAENLWPDKLAGVAQVLQLSDLWRLTLQKRGCKALVAAGARGMMQGMVLSFGGLQFTENHLQFQADPAVLHNSYSLHGIHYNDDLINLAVLLDAEGKPFLHVSVRSHGRPVRIYACEAGCLNEPVELTSEARGHTFPVMVTQPLTPLLYISADLTHLQDLRHTLHLKAILAHEEHMAKQYPGLPFLFWFSVASLITLFHLFLFKLIYNEYCGPGAKPLFRSKEDPSV comes from the exons ATGTGGCTGCAGCAGCGGCTGAAGGGGCTGCCGGGGCTGCTGTCGAGCAGCTGGGCCCGTCGCCTGGTCGCCTCGCTGGGCCTCGCCCTGCTCGTCTACTGGTCCCTGGGCGGCGGCCTGCATCTCCCGTCGTGGGGCCCGCGTCGGGGCGCGGACGACGCGGCCTCGTCCAAGTCGACCCCCTGCCCGTCGGCCGTCGCCTGGCGGGGCGAGGCGCTGGAGGCGGACGGGCGTCGACCGGCCCTGGCGGGCAACGGCTTCCTGACCCTGGACGTGGCGGCCAACCGGCTGTGGGTGCGGcccgcgggggcggcggccgccctgcccctgcccctgccccgcccgccCCTGGCGGTCCTGCGGCGGGACGAGGGCGAGGAGTCGACGTCGACGACGGCCGTGCTGCCCCGGGAGGGCTCCGTCCTGCGGGTGCGGTGCCTGCCGCCCGACGCCGTGCTGCGGGAGGACTTCGCCGCCCACCGCCGCCGGCCGCGCGTCTACCTGCAGCGCGTCCGCCTGGACGACCCCCGCGGCCGCCCCGTCGACCTgcggcccgccgggccccgcgccaGCCCGGAGGCCCccccggaggcggcggccggcCGCCGCTTCGTCGTCTACggcgcccgggccccgccgctgccCGGCGGCCGCGTGGTGCTGGCGGCCGTGGCGGCCGAGCGGCCCGACGGGGGgctgcgggccgggccccgggcgccGCTCGACCGCACGCTGCTGGGCGTCGTGCACGTGTCCGACCCGCTGCACCCGCTCGACGCCCGCGGACCCGCGGCCGACGCCCTGCTGCGACGCCTGACGGACGACGCCCGCGGCGAGATGGCGCAGCTCCTCCAGATGCCGCCGCAGATGCTCTGGGACGAGCACCGGCGGGACTGGGACGACCTCTTCCTCTCCG GAGTTGAAATGAAGAAGATCAACGACGCCCACACGCCGTCCAGCGAGACGGTCAACATGACCCTGTACTACGTGCTGTCCTGCTCTCCGACCCCGCCGCCCAACAGCCCCCTGAGCCCCCGGGAGCGCGACCGAATGGAATCCAGCCCCAACTACGCCGACCACTGCTTCAGCGGCCACGCCACCATGCACGCCGAGAACCTGTGGCCGGACAAGCTGGCCGGCGTCGCCCAGGTCCTGCAGCTCTCGGACCTGTGGAGGCTGACGCTCCAGAAACGGGGGTGCAAGGCCCTGGTGGCCGCCGGGGCCCGAGGGATGATGCAGGGGATGGTGCTGAGCTTCGGGGGGCTGCAGTTCACCGAGAACCACCTGCAGTTCCAGGCCGACCCCGCCGTGCTCCACAACAGCTACTCCCTGCACGGCATCCACTACAACGACGACCTCATCAACCTGGCCGTCCTGCTGGACGCCGAGGGGAAGCCCTTCCTGCACGTGTCCGTCAGGTCGCACGGCCGGCCCGTCCGCATCTACGCCTGCGAGGCCGGCTGCCTGAACGAGCCCGTGGAGCTGACCTCGGAGGCGCGGGGCCACACCTTCCCCGTCATGGTcacccagcccctcacccccctGCTCTACATCTCCGCGGACCTGACCCACCTGCAGGACTTGAGACACACGTTGCACCTGAAGGCCATCCTGGCCCACGAGGAGCACATGGCTAAACAGTACCCCGGATTGCCCTTCCTCTTCTGGTTCAGCGTGGCCTCCCTCATCACGCTGTTCCACCTCTTTCTGTTCAAACTCATCTACAATGAGTACTGTGGGCCGGGAGCCAAGCCGCTCTTCAGGAGTAAG GAAGACCCGAGTGTCTGA